A section of the Humulus lupulus chromosome 2, drHumLupu1.1, whole genome shotgun sequence genome encodes:
- the LOC133818450 gene encoding zinc finger CCCH domain-containing protein 3: protein MPDTRQPQKNAVPNQSDGNIEEAIWRLKINDNQEGGGLSQSNPFPDRPGEPDCIYYLRTGSCGYGNNCRFNHPAYAPQAQYNGELPERVGQPDCGYFLKTGTCKYGSTCKFHHPRDRRGAGPVSFNILGLPMRQEEKSCPYYVRTGACKFGPACKFHHPQPASHGTVFPVAPPAYGSAGSTVLPSSNLPYAGGLPAAWSLPRVPYLSGPQPQPPPYVPVVVSPSQGIISAGVWNTYVGNMSPASSTGFLGSNYVFNPRNPGESGSGGQVNLLHSTPSLPDRPDQPECRYFMNTGTCKYGTDCKYHHPKERIVQPATIANQIGLPSRPGQAVCSYYSMYGLCKYGPTCKFDHPAVPNVYNYGMTLPTMLDSPYLSYPKGSPTAHVPEISHSLPSKSFDVVNKPLSYQNHNSDSRLSDDSAKQTSSLVHSSPSSEASEDQSG, encoded by the exons ATGCCAGATACTCGGCAACCCCAGAAGAATGCTGTTCCAAATCAATCCGATGGTAACATTGAAG AAGCAATATGGCGGTTAAAAATCAATGATAATCAAGAAGGGGGTGGTCTGTCTCAATCAAATCCATTCCCGGACCGTCCTGGTGAACCGGATTGCATATATTATTTGAGGACTGGATCATGTGGTTATGGTAATAACTGTCGGTTCAATCACCCTGCTTATGCTCCACAG GCTCAGTACAATGGAGAGCTTCCTGAAAGAGTTGGACAGCCTGACTGTGGG TATTTTCTGAAGACTGGGACTTGCAAATATGGGTCTACTTGTAAGTTTCATCACCCAAGAGACAGGCGTGGTGCTGGACCAGTTTCATTTAACATTTTAGGTCTCCCCATGCGTCAG GAAGAAAAATCTTGTCCGTATTATGTGCGAACTGGAGCATGTAAATTTGGACCTGCATGCAAGTTTCATCATCCCCAGCCTGCATCCCATGGAACTGTATTTCCTGTTGCTCCTCCTGCTTATGGATCAGCTGGCTCCACAGTGCTGCCTTCTTCGAATCTACCATATGCAGGTGGACTTCCTGCTGCATGGTCATTGCCTAGAGTTCCTTATCTTTCTGGTCCACAACCTCAACCACCACCTTATGTGCCTGTTGTTGTCTCTCCTTCTCAAGGAATTATATCTGCGGGAGTCTGGAACACCTATGTG GGGAACATGAGCCCTGCATCTTCCACGGGTTTTCTTGGATCCAATTATGTGTTCAACCCTAGGAATCCAGGTGAATCAGGTTCTGGTGGACAAGTAAACTTACTGCATTCAACTCCAAGTCTCCCAGACAGACCTGATCAACCGGAATGCCGCTATTTTATGAACACTGGAACTTGCAAATATGGAACAGACTGCAAGTATCATCATCCAAAAGAAAGGATTGTGCAACCGGCCACCATCGCCAACCAAATTGGGCTTCCCTCGCGGCCT GGGCAGGCTGTATGTTCATATTACAGTATGTATGGACTATGCAAATATGGTCCAACATGCAAATTTGATCACCCTGCTGTGCCGAATGTTTATAATTATGGCATGACCCTTCCCACCATGCTTGATTCGCCTTATTTAAGTTATCCCAAAGGTTCTCCAACAGCCCATGTACCAGAGATTTCTCATTCCCTACCATCAAAATCATTTGATGTGGTAAACAAACCTTTGAGCTACCAAAATCATAACTCAGATTCAAGACTCTCGGATGATTCTGCTAAACAGACTAGTTCTTTGGTACACTCCTCACCATCTTCTGAAGCTTCAGAAGACCAATCTGGTTGA